In Streptomyces sp. NBC_00683, the DNA window TGTAGATCTCGTACGTCATCATCGTGGTGCTGTTGGCGGGGCCGCCGTCGGTCAGGATGTAGATCTGGTCGAAGGACTGGAAGGCGCTGATCATCGAGGTGATGAGCACGAAGAACGTCGCGGGCTTCAGCAGCGGAAGAGTGATCGAGAAGAACTGCCGGACCTTGGACGCACCGTCCACGGACGCCGCCTCGTACAGCTCCTTGGGCAGGGACTGCAGCGCGGCCAGATAGATGAGCATCTTCATGCCGATGCCCTGCCAGATGCCCACCAGGATCACCGAGGGCATCGCCCACGTCGTCGAGGAGAGCCAGGCGGGCCCTTGGACGCCCAGGAACGACAGCAGGGTGTTGAGCAGTCCGTTGCCGGGGTTGTAGATCCACAGCCAGACCAGGGCGATCGCGACGGTCGCGGTGACCTGCGGCAGGAACACCGCGGTGCGGAAGATGCCGCGTGCCTTGAGGCCGGTGTGCAGAGCCAGTGCCACCAGCAGGCCGAGGGCCATGCCGAAGGGCACCGTGAAGAAGGTGTAGACGAGCGTGTTGCCGATGGACTTGACGAAGACCGCGTCGTCCAGCATGTCCCGGAAGTTGCCCAGACCCACGAACTCCGGCGCCGTCAGCACGTCGTACTTCGTGAAGGCCAGGGCCACCGAGACCACGACCGGAAGACCGATCCACAGCGAGGCGTGCAGCAGCGCGGGCGCCACCATCAGCATGCCCGCACGGCGCCGACGCCGTCCCGGGCCCGTGGGGACCCGGCCCGTACGCGTCGTCTTCGGTGCCTCGGGAGAGGAAGGCGGCCGCGCGGGCCGTGCCTTCACTACGGATATCGCTGGCACAGTGTCGGGTCCTTACATCCGGCCGATGGCGGCCTCGGCGAGACGGCCGAGCTCCGCGATGGCGTCCTTCGCGGACTGACCGCCCACGATCGCGGGCTCCAGCGTCGGCTTGATCTTTTCGCGGATCTCCATCCAGGCCGCGGTACCGCCCTCCGAGACGGCGTGCTCCAGGTTCTGCAGGGAGAGATCGACGAACTCGTTCTCCTTGACGTATCCGGACTCGTTGAGGTCCCGGAGACCGGGGACCGAGCCGCGCTGCTTCGCCGCACCGAGGATCGAGTCGGGCGTCGCGAGGTACTCGACGAGCGCACGGGCCGCGGCCGGGTGCTTGGAACGCGCGGACTGGGTGACGAGCGTGCCGCCCTGGAGCATCGCCGGCCTGCGGTTGGCCAGGACGAACGAGCCGAGCTTGTCGCCCTCGATGAGCTCCGGGTTCTGCTCCTTGGCCTGCACCCACAGGGCGCTCGTCGACATCATCATCGACGCCCTGCCCGTCTGTACGTTGGACGGGGCGCCGGCATCCGTCTTCTTCGCGTAGTCCGCCGAGCCGTCCTTGACCAGGTCCTTGAAGAACTGCAGGGCCTCGACACCGCGCGCATCGTTGAACAACACCTTCTTGCCGTCCGCGCTGAACAACTGGCCGCCGTTGGCGAAGAGGAAGGTCTCCCAGCACTGGCGCAGATCGATGGAGAACGGGTCGAATCCGACGCGGCCGTCCTTCGTCAACTGCTTCGCCACGGCGCGCAGCTCGGCCCAGTTGGCCGGGGTCTTCTTGATCCCGGCCTCCGCGAAGTGGTCCTTGCGGTACACGACGATGCGGGTGTCCAGGACCACGGGCAGCGCGTAGAGCTTGCCGTCGTAACGCGACGGCTCCAGCACGCGCTTCTCGTAGTCGTGCGCGGTGGCGAGCTCTTCCGGCAGCTCGGCGATCGCCTTCTTCGCCGCGAACGGGGGTATCCAGCCGACACCCATCATGAGCACGTCGGGCAGCAGCCCGCCGGCGAGACCGGTGGTGATCTTCTCGTTGAGCTGCGCGTACGTGGTGTAGTCCACGTTCACCTTGACGTCCGGATACTTCTTCCGGAACCCGCCGAGGATCTCCTGCTCCAGCAGGATCTTGCCCTTCGCGCCTTCGTAGATCGGGGTGAGCAGCGTGATCTCGCCCTCGGCGGGGCCGTCGGCCGAACCGGCAGCCGAGGAGCCGCCGCCACAGCCGGCGAGCGCGGCGGTGGCGGTACCCGCGCCGATGGCGGCGAGCACAGATCGTCTGTTGAGTTCCATGGGACACCCCTTTTGAGGTGGAGTCAGTGGATCGATCCAGCGATGACTTCCCGGACATGGCTGGGAAGCACTGGTAAATCGATGCACTGATGCTAAGAACGCGTCGAGAGTGGCGTCAACAGCTGATGCACAAGAATTTTCAGGGATGTTAACGGGTGTACCGGTGGAGCCCGTTCAGTAAATCGGTACACTAAGCTCAGCAGTGCGTTCCGAACCGGAGGTGGCATGAGCGGGGTAACGATCCATCAGGTCGCGGAGGCAGCAGGAGTCTCCGCGAGCACGGTCTCCAACGTCCTCAACGGACGTACGGACCGTATGCAGGCGGCCACCCTGGCTCGTGTGGAGCAGGTGATAGAGCAGCTCAGCTACCGGCCCAACCGGGCGGCACGCATGCTGCGCACCGGCCGCATCAAGGTCATCGGCCTGATCGTCCCCTCCGTCGCCAACCCCTTCTGGGGGGCGCTCGCGAGAGAGCTCGAGGCCATCGCTCTGGCCGAGGGCTACCACGTACTGCTGTGCAACAGCGAGCGCGATCCCGCCCGTGAGCTCAAGTACGGTGAGGAACTGCTCGCCGACGGGGTCAGCGGGGTGGTCCTGTGCTCCTCCCTGCCCTCGCTCGACCACGTCGCCCCGCTGCTCAGCCGGGGTCTGAAGATGGTCGCCTTCGACCGGACCGCGCAGGCGGGCGATCCGGCTTCACTGTCCAGCATCAGTGTGGACAACGCGATGGGCGCCGAGCTCGCGACCAGCCATCTGATCGAACTGGGGCACCGAAGACTGGCGTTCGTCTCCGGCTCGGTCAACAGCGTCAACCGCCGGGAGCGACTGCGAGGCTTCCGGGCCGCGCTCGAATCGGCGGGCCTCGACCCGGCCGACGCGATCGTGTGGCCCGGTGCGGACACCACCGAATTCGGGGACAAGGACGCCGCCGAGCTGGGCCGGAACGCCGCCCGGGAACTGCTGTCGCGGCCTCGCCCGCCGACCGGATTCGTCGCGATCAACGACATGTGCGCCATCGGCATCTGCCGCGGGGCCAAGGACGCCGGGCTCCGCGCGGGGCGGGACGTCTCGGTGGTCGGTTTCGACGACATCCTGCTCGCCGACCTCTTCGAACCGCCCCTGACCACCGTCCGCCAGCCCCTCCCGGAGATGGCGGCCGAGACGTTCCAGCAGCTGCGGGCACGGATCGACTCTGCCCCGGGTGCCGGACGGTCGCTGCTGATCAGGCCCCGCCTGGTGGTACGGGAGTCCACGGCACCGGCGCCGCCCGCTGTTCCGGCACCGTCCCCCGCTCCCGCCCTGGCCGAGGCCGGATAGCGGAGACGGCGAACCGCCCCGCCAGGTCTCGGGACCCGGCGGGGCGGTGATGAGGAACGGGGCGGGTGGGTGCGGGTTTCACGCGCCCCGTTCCGGCCGGTGGCCGACTCCGGTCAGGAGGCGGTGCAGGAACCGACTCCGGTCAGGATGCGGTGCAGGAACCGACTGCGGGCGCGGAGGTGTTCCCGTTCGTCGCGACGGTGAACCCGAAGCTCGTCGAGGCACCCGCGGCGAGGTTCCCGTTGTTGCTCGGCTTCATGGTCATCACGTTTCCGCTGGAATCCCAGGTGGGCGAGCCGTTCCAGGTGGCGCTGACCTTCTGCGGCGAGACCACGGTCACCGGCACCGTCCACGTACTGATGGCGGAACTGCCTGCCTTGATGGTCACCTGTCCGTTGTACCCGC includes these proteins:
- a CDS encoding carbohydrate ABC transporter permease; protein product: MPAISVVKARPARPPSSPEAPKTTRTGRVPTGPGRRRRRAGMLMVAPALLHASLWIGLPVVVSVALAFTKYDVLTAPEFVGLGNFRDMLDDAVFVKSIGNTLVYTFFTVPFGMALGLLVALALHTGLKARGIFRTAVFLPQVTATVAIALVWLWIYNPGNGLLNTLLSFLGVQGPAWLSSTTWAMPSVILVGIWQGIGMKMLIYLAALQSLPKELYEAASVDGASKVRQFFSITLPLLKPATFFVLITSMISAFQSFDQIYILTDGGPANSTTMMTYEIYKSAFREFRVGYASAQSLVLFVLLMGFTLVNKRIMGGSRGHS
- a CDS encoding ABC transporter substrate-binding protein, with product MELNRRSVLAAIGAGTATAALAGCGGGSSAAGSADGPAEGEITLLTPIYEGAKGKILLEQEILGGFRKKYPDVKVNVDYTTYAQLNEKITTGLAGGLLPDVLMMGVGWIPPFAAKKAIAELPEELATAHDYEKRVLEPSRYDGKLYALPVVLDTRIVVYRKDHFAEAGIKKTPANWAELRAVAKQLTKDGRVGFDPFSIDLRQCWETFLFANGGQLFSADGKKVLFNDARGVEALQFFKDLVKDGSADYAKKTDAGAPSNVQTGRASMMMSTSALWVQAKEQNPELIEGDKLGSFVLANRRPAMLQGGTLVTQSARSKHPAAARALVEYLATPDSILGAAKQRGSVPGLRDLNESGYVKENEFVDLSLQNLEHAVSEGGTAAWMEIREKIKPTLEPAIVGGQSAKDAIAELGRLAEAAIGRM
- a CDS encoding LacI family DNA-binding transcriptional regulator; the protein is MSGVTIHQVAEAAGVSASTVSNVLNGRTDRMQAATLARVEQVIEQLSYRPNRAARMLRTGRIKVIGLIVPSVANPFWGALARELEAIALAEGYHVLLCNSERDPARELKYGEELLADGVSGVVLCSSLPSLDHVAPLLSRGLKMVAFDRTAQAGDPASLSSISVDNAMGAELATSHLIELGHRRLAFVSGSVNSVNRRERLRGFRAALESAGLDPADAIVWPGADTTEFGDKDAAELGRNAARELLSRPRPPTGFVAINDMCAIGICRGAKDAGLRAGRDVSVVGFDDILLADLFEPPLTTVRQPLPEMAAETFQQLRARIDSAPGAGRSLLIRPRLVVRESTAPAPPAVPAPSPAPALAEAG